Sequence from the Corallococcus sp. EGB genome:
CGCCAGCTCCTTCTCCTCAGGCTCCGCTGCCTTCGTGACCTTCGCCGCAGGGCTGTCCGGGGCCTTCTTCTTGCGGATCACCGGGTCCACCTTCTTCTTGGTGGGCTTCACGGATGCCTTGGGGGGCTTCTGCGTCGGCATTCGGGTACTTCTCCTTAAGAAAATCAGGTGCTTTGGCCTGGGCGAGCCGGCCGATCTACCGCAAAGTCGAGCTTTCTTACAAACGCGAACTCAAACCGGTTGCATTGGTCCCTTTGTTCCCGTTGCCGAGGAAGCGGGGGAGAGCTCATCCAGGACGCGCTTGCGGAGCGCCAGCAGCTCCTTGCGCTCGGACAGGAGCAGCCGCGTCTCCTCTGTCAAATCAAAAGCCCCCTGCGTCTGTTCCGTCGCTCGCTTTATATAAACGAGCCGCTCGTCAATGCGCTTCTTCATGATGTCGCGGCACGCGAGGATGAACTCCGTTTCCAGTTCCATTCCCCCCGGAGAGAGCCGGCGGCCAGCCTCCAGGAGCGTCCGCTTGACGACTTCCGAGGCCTCGAAGAGCGCCTCCTCCAGCCCCCGCCCGGACGTGGCCTGGGCCAGGACCATCCGCAGTCCCATGTGGGACAGCTCATCACACACGCGGAAGGTGTCGCGGGCGAGCAGCCGGGAATCCCGAAGGATTGCGGCCACATAGAGGGCTTCGGCCTCTGGCGGGGGGCGCTCCGCCTGGGGCTTGGGCACCGGGCGAGGCACGGCCTGGGCGGGGACGGCGTTGGGGTACGCCGCGGTGGCGGCGGGCTTGGGTGTGGGGGGCGGCTTGTACTGGAGCGACGACTCGATCTGCGCCGGCATCCAGCCGAAGTGCGCCGCCAGCGCGCTGATGAGCGCCGAACGCGTCAGACCCGGGGGCACCTGCGAAGTGACGGGTTTGAGTCGTTCCAGCGCGGCCATCTTCTCCTCGAAGCTCGCCTGCTTGCCGGTGGGGAGGAGGGTGGCGAAGAGGTAGGCGGTGAGGGGCTGGGCGCTCTCCAGGAGGCGCTCCACGCCGTCCTGGCCCTCGCGGCGGGCGAAGACGTCCGGGTCATCACCCTGCGGCAGGAGCGCCACCCGGGTGGGGGCCCCCGCGGCGAGCAGGGGACCGGCCAGGCGCTCCACGGCGGCGAGGCCCGCGGAGTCCCCGTCCAGGAGCAGCACCAGGTCGCGGGCCTCCGCGCGCTTGAGCACCTGGAGGTGCCCGGCGGTGAGGTTGGTGGAGCACAGGGCCACCGCGTGGCGCACGCCCACCTGATGCAGGCCGATGCAGTCGAAGTACCCCTCCACCAGAACGGCCGTCTTGCGCTTGTGGATGTCGTCGCGCGCCTGGTCCATGCCGAAGAGCGTCTCGCTCTTGTTGTAGAGCCGGGACTCGCGGGAGTTGAGGTACTTGGGGCCATCCTCCGCCGCGACCAGCCGGCCGCCAAAGGCGATGGGCCGCCCCTCCGGCGCGCGGATGGGCACCATCAGGCGGCTGCGGAAGAAGTCGATGCAGCCATCCCCGCTGCTGCGCTTCGTGACGAGCCCCGCCTTCAGGCCCCACTCCAGCATCCCGTTCTTCTGGAAGCGGTCCGCCAGCAGGCTCCACTGCGCGGGCGCCCATCCCAGGCCGAAGCCCCGGGCCACCTCCTCGGAGACGCCCCGGCTGGCCAGGTAGGCGCGCGCGGCGCGGCCTTCGTCCTCGTTCCAGAGCAGGGCGCGGAAGTGCTCCGCGGCGAAGTCCGTGGCCTCCTTGACCTGCTGGCGCTCCTTGAGGCCGGGGTCCTGCGCGGCCTCCAGGTCGATGCCCACCTCCTGGGCCAGGTCGCGCACGGCGTCCTGGAACGTCTTGCCCAGGTAGCGCTGGATGAAGGACACGGCGTCGCCGCTCGCCCGGCAGCCGTGGCAGAAATAGAAGCGCTTCTCCGGCACCACGTAGAAGGACGGGGTCTTCTCCTGGTGGAAGGGGCAGCGGCCCTTGAACTCACGGCCGGCCTTCTTCAGCTCCACGTGCCGGGACACCAGCGACACGATGTCCACGCGGTCGAGGACCTCCTGGATCTTGTGCTCCGGAATCACGACGCCCCTCCATCCTTCCGCATGAGCGCGGCCTTCCGCCCGCTACCCTGACAGCCCGGTCTGACGCAGCCCGGGCCGCCTCCCTCCGGACCGTCCTCCCACGCGGGTAGGGCCGGGGGACGCGGGCGGGGCGCGGAAACGGACGGGGGCTGGGACACGGCGCGCACTCCTCCGGGCTGCCCGCTCGCCTCCCGGGGTGGGGGACGGGCGGAGGGGGCCCTTGAGGATCAGCGCTTAATGGGCGGCGGGCGAGGGATCAAAAAATCCGCTTCGAGCCCGGGGTGGGAAGGGCACCTGGGACACGTTCCCGGCGCCCCTTCCCTGGAAATCACGGCGACCTCAGGACAGCCTGGCCAGCTGCGCCTTCACTTCCTCGGAGATGGCCTTGCCTTCGGCCTTGCCCTGGAGCTTGGGGTTCACGTTCTTCATGACCGCGCCCATGTCCTTGGGGCCCTTGGCGCCGACCTCGGCGATGGAGGCCTGGACGGCGGCGGTGAGCTCTTCCGGGGTGAGCTGCTTGGGCAGGTAGCGCTGCAGGACGGAGATCTCCTGCTCTTCCTTCTCCGCCAGCTCCGGGCGGCCGCCGGACTTGAACTGCTCGACGGAGTCGCGGCGCTGCTTGATGAGGGTGGCGATGACCTGCTGGATGCCCGCGTCGTCCAGTTCGCTGGCGCCCGGCTCGACCTCCTTGTACTTCACGGCGCTCTTGAGCATGCGCACCACGCTCAGGGTCAGCTCGTCCTTGGCCTTCATCGCCTCCTTCAGGTCGGCGGTCAGGCGATCTTTCAGGGTGGTCATGTCGGGACTCCTCACGGGCGGGGAAAAGGGTCGCCGCGCCAGCGGATGGGACGGCGGGAGCCAGGGCACCTGACGCCTTTCGGAAGGCGCCCCGGCTCCTCACTGCGGGCCTGCTTAGTACGACTTGCGGGCCTTCTTCACAGCGCGCTTCTTGGCGGCGAGGGCCTTCTTCTTCCGCTTCACGGAAGGCTTCTCGTAGTGCTCGCGCTTGCGGATCTCGGAGAGGATTCCGGCCTTCTCGGTGGCCTTCTTGAAGCGCTTGAGGGCGCTTTCGATGGACTCACCTTCCTTCACTCGAATACCGGGCATGCAGTCACCTCCTTCCGCCTAGCTGGATGCAATCTGAAATCTTCAGAGGGTCGGGGGGTATGGCGCAGCGGGCCGCAAAAGGCAAGGAGACCCGCACGGAAAGGATGGCCCCTTTGTGCGCTAGAATCTTCAGCGCGTGTATCGCCTCCTCCTCCTGGTGCTCCTGCTGGCGGCCAGCCCGTCCCGGGCCGGCACGGTCGCTTCCGAGTGCTGGGCCTCGTGCCGCCGCCATGTCGAGGACCCCTCCCTGCGCGCTCGCACCTGCGGGGCGTGCGTCGCCGGGGGGCGGGTGGACAGCTGGGTGGCCTCCCTGGGGACGGGCGGGGTGGAGGCCCAGCAGGCGCTGGCGTCCGCGCTCCAGGATTCCAGCTGGCGGGTGCGCTGGGCGGCGGTGAGGGCGGGGGCCCGGAGCCGGGGGCTCACGGAGCGGCGGGCCCTGGCGGAGTGGATCATGGACACCCCGCCGGACGCGGACCTGGGGGCCTGTCTCACCGCCGTCCGGGCCGCCGCGGACGCCGGGCGCTCCACGGCGGACTTCCTGCGGGAGGCAGGTGCCCGGGGCCCCGCCTCCGCCGCCCGGGTGTGGGCGAAGCGGGACGCGGTCCGCCAGGCGCTGTCGCTGGAGATGTATGCGCAGGAGCCGTCCGTGCGGCTTCCGGCGCTCCTGCACCTGGCCACCTTCCAGGGGCAGTCCGCGACGCGAGTGGTGCTGGATACGGTGGCGTCCCGGCCCGTGGCGGGCGACGCGGTGATGGCGGAGCTCCTCGCCGCCGTCGCCGAGCGGCAGCGTGCGTCCGTGGGCCGGCTGCTCCTCAATGAGGCGAAGCCCGCGGACGAGGCGGCCATCAACCGGCTCTTCGCCGTGTACTCACGGGAGCTGGATGCGCTGCGGCCGGACCTGTCGGCTGGCGATGCGCAGCGCCGGCGAACGGCGGTGGCGGCCCTGCGCCGCTACGGCCCGCTGGCGAAGCGCGAGCTGGAGGGGGCGCTCGGGGATGCCGACGGTCGGGTGCGCGAGCTGGCGGCGCGGGGGCTGGCGGAGTCCGCCGGGAAGCCGCTGCGGGACATCGCGCTCCAGGGCGTGAAGGACGCGGAGTCCGCGGAGTCCGCCCGGCCGTGGCTGGGCGCCATGGCCCGTGAGAAGGGGTGCTTCGCCTTCCTGCGGGACGTGGCCGAGGGGCGCCATGCCCGCACGCCGGAGGTCCAGGGGGAGGCGGTGGCCTTCCTGGGGGACTGTTCGGAGGGCCCGCCTCCCACGAAGCGGCTGGCGCCCTTCCTCGCGTCGAACGTGGTGCCGGTGCGCGCGGGCGCGGTGCGGGCGTTGGGAGCGCTGCCCCGGAGCGCCGACGCGATGGTGCTGGCGGAGCAGGCGCTGGAGGACGGCGCGCCGGAGGTGGTGGTGGCCGCGCTGGAGGTGCTGGCCGCCTACCGGCAGCCGTCTCGAGGGGACGAGGCCGCGGGCCTGCTGGCGTCGGAGCACCCGGTGGTGCGCGCGGCCGCGGCGCGGGCGCTGGAGTTCGTGGGCCGCGCCGCGCACGTGCGCGTCCTGGCCGAGTGCCTGCGCGGGGACCCGGTGGCGGACGTGCGCGTCGCGGTGGCTCGGACGCTGTCCACGCTGGGCGGCCCGCACGCGGTGGCGGCGCTGAGCGAGGCGGCCGCGCACGACGCGGATACGCATGTGAAGCACGTGTCGCAAGAGGGCCTGCGCCGGCTGGGCTTCGGCCGCTGAGCGCTGGCGGTTCGCTGGTCGTGGAGTCCCCTGGGGCGCGGGCTTCTCCCCAGGACCCACGGCGGGGGCTCACGGGCCGCTGATGGCCTTGGCGTCCACGCGGTTCCGGCCCGCGTGCTTGGCCCGGTAGAGGTACTTGTCCGCGGCGGAGATGAGGTCCTCCGGCTGGGAGAAGTCCGAATCCAGCAGCGTCGCCACGCCCAGGCTGATGGTCACCTTGATGGGCGTGCCGCTGAAGATGAAGTCCGCGCGGTCCACCGCGACGCGGCAGCGCTCCGCGCACGCCAGGGCCGCGTCCTCCGCGGACTCGCGCAGCATCAGCGCGAACTCCTCGCCGCCGTAGCGCGCGAGCAGGTCCTCGGTGCGCACCGTGTCCGCCACCCGCTGCGCGATGCGCGTCAGCACGAAGTCGCCGGCCGGGTGGCCGTACACGTCGTTGATGCGCTTGAAGTGGTCCACGTCGAAGAGCACCAGCGACAGCGGCACGCGGTGGCGCAGGCAGTACGCGAACTCCTTGCGCACCGTCTCCATGAAGTACTTCTTGTTGTAGACGCGGGTGAGGCCGTCGCGCGTGGCGGACTCGTAGATGCTGCGCTGGTACTGCTCCTCCAGCGCGTCCTGGATGCTGAACTTCAGCACCGTGTTGGAGCCGATCTGGATCTTGTCGCCGTCGTACAGCGGCGCCGCGCTCACCTTCAGGCCGTTGAGGTACGTGCCGTTGGTGCTGCCCAGGTCCACGAGCTGGAAGCGGCCGTCGCCAATGGCCACCACCTTCGCGTGCTTGCGGGAGATGCCGTCGTCCTCGACCTGGAACTGGGCCTCCGAGCTGCGGCCCAGCACCACCTCCGAGCGGTCCAGCTTGAACATCCGCCCGATGCCGGCGGCGGACTTGGCGCTGATGACGATCAGATAGGCGCTCTGCTGCTGGGCGCTGCCCAGCAGGTCCGAAATTGAATGGACGGAAGTTTTCTCCTCGGACATCGCGCCTCCCATCTTACGGGCCGCCTTTTCACGGCGGCAAGCACACCCGCGCTCCTTTCACGCACCCGGTGTCAGACGACCCGCCCCACCCGCGCCGGTCGCCGCCTGTTTTTCTCCGGTGGAGGAACTGTCGGCCGCCCGACGGACAGCTCGCCGGCCACGGGCGTCCGGAGGAAGCGCGCGAGCGCCTCGCCACCCCGGGGGTGCTCCGCCAGCCCCTGCATCAGCTTCACCAGCGCCGCCGACGGGGTCATGTCCGCGCCCCCCACGGCCCCCTCCGCCAGGACCTTGGCCCCGGACTCATAGAGCGTGAGGTCCACCCCGTTGCGGTAGGCCTGGCTCACCACCAGCACCGGGACGCCCCGCTCCCGCGCCTGGACGAAGAGCGGCAGGAGCGAGCGGCCCAGCTCCGGCGCGATGGGCACGTTGCCCGCCCCGTACGCCTCCACCACCAGCCCCTTCACGTGCGGCAGCAGCTGCAGCGGCAGGGTGGGGTCCAGCCCCGGGTACACCTTCAGCAGGAAGACGCGCGGATCCAGCTTCTCATGGAGCCGGAAGGGGCCCCGGGACGGGAGGCCCTTCTCGAAGGTGGCGTCCACGCCCAGCGTGCCCAGCACCGGGAAGTTGGGGCTTTCGAAGGCGTCGTACTCCGCCACCTTCACCTTGCGCGTGCGGTTGCCCCGGTACAGGTGCGAGTCGAAGCAGATGGTCACCTCGCGCGGCCCCTGGAGCGCGGAGAGCACCGCGTCGATGAGGTTCAGCCTCGCGTCCGAGCGGATCTCTCCCAACGGCCGCTGCGAGCCCGTCAGCACCACGGGGCAGGGCGGATTTCGCAACATGAACGACAGCGCACTGGCTGTGTAGGCGAGCGTGTCCGTTCCGTGGGTCACCACCGCCCCGTCGAATTCAGGCAGGCGGCGGTGGAGGTGGGCGGCCATCCGGCTCCAGAGCTCCGGCTGCATCTCCGAGCTGTCCAGGTTGGAGAACAGCTCGAGCTCGATGTCGGCCAGCTGGAACAGCTCCGGGGCTCGCTTGCGGAGGGTCTGGAAGAAGGCCGCGGGACGCAGGGCGGAGGGCCGGCCACCGGCCATTCCGAGCGTGCCTCCCGTGTGAAGCATCAGGACTCTGGGCATGGGCGAGGGGCCGTCTGCCAAAGGCTGCCTTGCTTTACAAGCCCGGCGCGCGTGGCTAAACCCCGGGGCCGTGCTCCTCCCTCGATGGAAGCGTGTTGCTCCCGTGCTGGCCGCGGCGACCCTGATGGGCGCCGGCTGCACCAAGAGCGCGGAAGTTCCCGCCACCGCCAAGGCCCCGACGACGGCGCCGGCCGCCGCCCCGGCCCCCGCCGCCATCCCGGCCGCGAGCCCCGCCACGGAGGCGGCGTCGGCGGATCCGGCGCAGGCGCTGACGGGCATCCCGGGCATGGACTTCTCCGCGCTGCCGCCCGCGGCCAAACGCGAGCTGGCCACGGTGTTCAGCGACGAGTTCTGCTACTGCGGCTGTCCCCACTCGCTGGGCGCGTGCCTCAAGCAGCACACGCCCTGCAAGCACGCGAAGCGGATGGCGAAGCTGTCTGCCCGGCTGGTGGCCGAGGGCGGGCCCGCGAGCGAGGTCATCGTCGCGCTGTCCAAGTACTATGCGTCCTTCCGCGAGCCGCGCGTGCAGCTCAAGGTGGATCCGCGCATGTGCCAGGGAAACGCCAACGCGCCCGTGACGGTGGCGGAGTTCTCCGACTTCGAGTGCCCCTACTGCGGCAAGGCCCGGCCCATCCTGGAGGCCTTCGCGAAGAAGCACCCCGGCGAGGTGCGCTTCTGCTACCTGCCGTTCCCGCTCTCCATGCACGCCAACGCCGTCCCCGCCGCGCAGGCGGTGCTGTGGGCGCGCGACCAGGGCAAGTTCTGGGAGATGCACGACGCCCTCTTCGGCCAGCAGGAGAACCTCAAGCCGGAGGCGCTGCCCGCGCTGGCGAAGTCGGTGGGTTTGAACGGGGACAAGCTGGCCGCGGTGTTGAAGACGGATCAGTACAAGGACGAGATTGACGGCTTCCACGCGCAGGGGCGCATGGCGGCCATCAACAGCACCCCGTCCGTGTTCTTCAATGGACGTGCCTACGAGCTGGGCTTCCAGGAAGCCCAGCTGGAGCACAGCATGGAGGACGAGGTGGAGTGGCGCGCGAACAACAACGCGTGGGCCGCCGACTGACCCTTCGATGAGCCAACGCTTCCGCATCGATGGCGCCGCGCAGCTGGTCCCCGAGGACCGCACCGGCATCCCCGCGCTCGCGGGACGCTCGGGGACGTACGCGCTGATGCCCACCGGGCCCGACCTGCTGGTGTTCTCCCGCACGCCGCCGGAAGGGGGCTCCATCCCCACGCCGCGCGTCGTGCTGGCGGGGGACGCGGGGGGCTTCCCGCTGTCGGACCTCATCGCGTTCCTCAGCCAGTCGCGCTGGAGCGGCGTCATTCGCGTGCACACGTCGGGCGGGGAGCGCTCGCTCACGCTGCGCGAGGGCGAGGTGCGCGGCGCCACCTCCGAGGAGCCCGCGGACCGGCTGGGCGAGGTGCTGGTGCGGCTGGGCTACGTGGATCGCGCGCAGGTGGAGGCGGTGCTGCGCGAGCAGTCCGCGTCGAAGCTGGGCCGGGCGCTGGTGGAGAAGGGCGTGCTGCAGGCGCACGACCTCTTCAAGTGCGTCACGCACCAGGTGAGTGAGATCTTCCACGCCATCGTGCTGTGCCGCGAGGGGGCGTTCTTCCTCATCGACCAGCCGCTGGACGAGAAGACGGGGCACTCCATCCAGCTGTCCACGCAGAGCCTGCTGATGGACAGCATCCGGAAGATCGACGAGCTGGCGCACTTCCGCAAGCGCATCCCCCACGGCCGCCTGTACGTGGCGCGCAAGCGTCCGTCCGACGGCAAGCTGGAGGAGGACGAGGACCGCGTGCTGGCCATGCTGGACGGGCGGCGCACGGTGCTGGAGCTGGGGCACGCGGCGCGGCTGTCCGAGTTCGACATCACCAAGGTCGTCTTCCGCCTGCTCGAGGGCGGCTTCGCCGGGCTGACGGACAAGCCGGTGGGGGCTCCCGCCTCGGCCGCGGCGCCGGAGAAGGCGCCCGCGCAGCGCGTGCGTCCGCCAGCGCGCGCGGCGCCCCCGGTGGATGCCCGGCCGGTGGCGCGCGTCTTCAACTTCATCTTCCGGGAGATCCGCGACGAGGTGGCCCGCTCCGGCATGGACCGCGAGTTCATCGCGGCGGCCAACGCGGCGCTGTCCAACAACGCGCTGTCGTCGTCGCCGGTGCTGGAGGGGCTGGCGTTCGCGGCGGACGGGAGCCTGCCGGAAGGGCGCTTGATGGAGGCCTTCGACAAGCACCGCGCCCACCTGGGCAGCGAGCCGCTGGCCTCGTTCCGTCAGGCGCTGAGCGACGTGATGTTCTTCCTGCTCTTCCAGGCGGGGGAGCTGTTGGAGTCGCGCGCGGACGAGGACCTGGCCCGCCGGGTGAAGGAACTCCTGGCCACGCTCGAGGCGCCGTGACGGACACCGGCTTTCCGAGGCTGACCGCGGGCGTGCCCGGGTGCGGCGGCGCGTTCAAGCTCACGCCCGAGGACTTCGAGGTGGAGGAGCTGCCCGCGTACCTGCCCTCCGGCGAGGGCACGCACCTGTACCTCTGGGTGGAGAAGCGCGGCCGGGACACGCGCGAGGTGGTGCGCGCGCTGGCGTCCGCGCTGGGCGTGCGCGAGGACGACATCGGCTCCGCGGGGATGAAGGACCGGCAGGCGGTGACGCGGCAGTGGCTGTCCGTGCCCGCGAACGCGGAAGGACGCCTGCCGGAGTTCGCGCTCGACGGCGTCCGCGTGCTGGAGGCGAAGCGCCACGGCAACAAGCTGCGCACCGGCCACCTGAAGGGAAACCGCTTCACGTTGCGGCTGCGCGGCGTGAAGGACCTGGGCGCGGCGCGCGAGTCGTTCGCCCTGCTGAGCGCGCAGGGCGTGCCCAACTACTTTGGCGAGCAGCGGTTCGGACGGGCCGGCGACAACGCGGACCTGGGCCGGATGCTGCTGTTGGGGCAGCGGCTTCCGAAGCGGCCGGACCGCTTCCAGCGCAAGCTGTACCTGTCCGCCTTCCAGTCGCGCCTCTTCAACCAGGCGCTGGCCGCGCGGCTCACCGCGGGCACCTTCGCCACGGCGCTCCTGGGCGACGTGCTGCGCAAGGAGGAGACGGGCGGCCTCTTCGTGTGCGAGGCGCCGGACGTGGACGGCCCGCGCGTCGCCGCGTTCGAGGTGAGCCCGGCGGGCCCGATGTTCGGCCCGAAGATGACCGCTTCGAAGGGGGAGGTGGCGGAGGCCGAGGCCCGGCTGCTGACCGAAGCGGGCGTCACGCTGAGCGACTTCCAGCGCGGCGGCGACGAGACGGAAGGCACGCGCCGCCCGTACCGCGTGCGGCTGGGCGCGGCGGAGCTCTCGGCGGATGGCGAGGACGCGCGGCTCACCTTCGAGCTGCCTCGCGGCGCCTACGCCACCGAAGTGCTGCACGAGCTGCTCAAGGACGGCTGAAGCCCGCGGCGTGTGCCCGGGCGGGTGCCCCGCGCCCGTGCGCACGCGAGCGACGAGACCCCGCGAAAAGCGCATGAGGGCGGCTGCGGCGTGGCGCTCCTGCATGCCCGGAAACGACCGCGCCTCCCTGGGCGTGAGGCCCGGGGAGGCGCGAGGGTCACCGCAGGTCCCGCTCCGCTCTGAGCGGAGCGGGGTGGGGCGTCACGTCACTGCCGGACGACGTTGAACTCCGTGCGGCGGTTGAGCGCGCGGCCCGTCTTCGTCGTGTTGGGCGCCACGGGCCGGGTCTCGCCGAAGCCCACGGCCTCCATGCGGCCCGGGTCGATGCCGCGCTTGAGCAGCTGCACCATCACCGCGTCCGCGCGCTTCTGGGACAGCTTCAGGTTCGCCGTGTCGTTGCCCATCGAGTCGGTGTGGCCCTCGATGCGCATCTTGCGGATCCACGGCGCGTCCTTCAGCGCCTGCGCCACCTCGTCCAGGATGGTGGTGCTCTGCTTGCCGATGATCTTCGCGGAGCCGGTGCCGAAGAGGATCTGCTTCTTGATCTCAATGCGGTCCCTCTTGACGATGACCATCTTGTACTGCTTGGCGCAGCCGCGCTCCTCCTTCACACCCGGGTCGTCCGGGCACGCGTCCAGGCGGTCCACCACGCCGTCGCCGTCGCGGTCCGGATCCGGGCAGCCGCCGTTCTCCTGCGGGCCGGACTCATTCGGGCACTTGTCCTGCGCGTCCGGCACGCCGTCGCTGTCGTTGTCCAGGTCCGGGCAGCCGTCGTCGTCCTGGAAGCCGTCCTTGTCCTCCGGCTCGTCCGGGCACTTGTCCTTGTCGTCGTTGATGCCGTCCCCGTCCTTGTCCACGATGGGGCAGCCCAGGTTCTGCAGCGGGCCGGGCTCGTTGGGGCACTTGTCCGTGCCGTCCAGGATGCCGTCGTTGTCGTTGTCCGGGTCCGGGCAGCCATCGTCGTCCTGGAAGCCGTCCTTGTCCTCGGGCTGGTCCGGGCACTTGTCCACGTTGTCCAGCACGCCGTCGCCGTCGCGGTCCTTGGGGGCCTCCGGCGGGCAGCCGTGGTTCTCCGGCACGCCGGGGATGAGCGGGCACTTGTCCTGCGCGTCCAGCACGCCGTCGTTGTCGTTGTCGGGGTCCGGGCAGCCGTCCTGGTCCTGGAAGCCGTCCACGTCCTCGGCCTGCTCGGGGCAGGGGTCGTCCTTGTCCAGGATGCCGTCGCCGTCGCTGTCCGTCTCCTCGATGCTGACCACCACCTGCTGCTGGGGCTGGGCGGGCTGCCGCGGCTGCTCCGGCTGGGCCTGCGGCGCCTCCGGACGGTCGCGCACCAGCACCTGGCGCGGGCCGCAGTTCCTGGACAGCTCCAGGGCGCGCTTGATGGCGACGTCGGCGGCGCTCACGTGCTGGGCGGCGCGCGTGCTGTTGCCCTGGCTGAGCTCGCCGCGGGCGAAGTCGAGGTTGGCCTCCGCGGTGGCCAGCTCCGCGGGCGCGCAGCGCAGGGCGCCGCCGCGGCGGGCGCGCTCCACGTCGGCGGTGAGCACCTCCGTGTCAGCGCGGATCTTGTTGCCGCTGACGCAGGCGAAGGAGGCGAAGAGCAGGGTGAAAAGCGCGGACTGGGTCAGACGCTTCATCGGAGAGCGCTCGGGCGTCACGGGTTCTGGGGGCGGCCCTGGGAGTCACCGCTGTTGGCCGCGGACATGGCCTTCTCACGCGCCTCGTTGGCGAAGCGCGAGGCCTTCACCGCGAAGTCCACGCCGGCCTGGTAGTCCGAGTAGCCGACCTCCTCCCGCGCCTTCTGCAGGTAGAGGTTGGCGGCCGTCCACTCGTAGGGGGCTTCCTTCTCCGCCCCGGCGGTGCGCGCGGCCTGGATCTGCACCTCGGCGTCGAGGATGTTGGACGTGGACTTCACGGGGCCACATGCGGTCAGCACGCCCGCGAACGCCAACAGGAGCGACTGCTTCGTCATCACGGGGGCCTCGGTCGACAGAGCGGAGGGATTGGCCGTCGGTCGTATCAATCGCCTCCGGGGGGGTCAAGAATCGCGCGGTGGGCGTGGAGCAGGGGGCCGGGCAGGAGGGTGGACTTTGACGACAGGGGCCGTGCTTGCGACCATCCGGCCCTTGTGCGTCCACCGTCCGTCCGTGCCCTGCTCGTCGTGCTGCTGTTGCCCCTGACCGGCCTCGCCGGACCGGGGGCCGCGTCCAAGAAGGCCCAGGGCCGCGCGGAGGCGGACACCGTCCTCGCCCAGGTGGCCAACGGCGCCGCCGTGCCCCCCGCCACCTCCCGCCTGCGCTTCCTGCGCGAGGAGGCCTACGCGGCCGAGGAGATTGGCCCCATGCTGCGCACCACCTACGACGAGCGCATCCGCCGCAACCTGGTGGCGCTCCTGGCGTCCCTGGGCGCGCGCACGGGAGAGGCCACGCTGGTGAAGCTGGCGTCGGATGACGACAGCACCGTCCGCATGTACGCGGCGCAGGGGCTGGCCCGGCTGGGCAGCCGCAACACCGCCGCCGTGCTGCCGCTGCTCCAGGACAAGAGCAGCGGCGTGCGCCGCGAGGCCGCGAGGGCCCTGGGGGCGGCCCGAAACCCCAAGGTGGGCAAGCCGCTGATGGCCGCCGCGAAGGATGAACAGGACCTGGAGGTCCGCGCGGCGCTGCTGGAGGCCGCGGGCTCGAGCGGTGACGCGAAGCAGAAGGCCGCGCTCAAGGCGTACCTGGACAGCGGTTCGGAGAGCACGCGCTTCGCCGCGGCCCGGGGCCTGTGCCGGCTGGGCGCGCCCGAGGGCTTCGCCTTCGCGCAGAAGCTCCTGGGCAACAGCGACAAGTTCGTGCGCCGCCAGGGGCTGGTGCTCTTCGAGGGCGTGCCGGCGAAGAAGGCCAGCCCCGTGCTGTC
This genomic interval carries:
- a CDS encoding DUF4388 domain-containing protein, producing MSQRFRIDGAAQLVPEDRTGIPALAGRSGTYALMPTGPDLLVFSRTPPEGGSIPTPRVVLAGDAGGFPLSDLIAFLSQSRWSGVIRVHTSGGERSLTLREGEVRGATSEEPADRLGEVLVRLGYVDRAQVEAVLREQSASKLGRALVEKGVLQAHDLFKCVTHQVSEIFHAIVLCREGAFFLIDQPLDEKTGHSIQLSTQSLLMDSIRKIDELAHFRKRIPHGRLYVARKRPSDGKLEEDEDRVLAMLDGRRTVLELGHAARLSEFDITKVVFRLLEGGFAGLTDKPVGAPASAAAPEKAPAQRVRPPARAAPPVDARPVARVFNFIFREIRDEVARSGMDREFIAAANAALSNNALSSSPVLEGLAFAADGSLPEGRLMEAFDKHRAHLGSEPLASFRQALSDVMFFLLFQAGELLESRADEDLARRVKELLATLEAP
- a CDS encoding DUF4398 domain-containing protein, which encodes MTKQSLLLAFAGVLTACGPVKSTSNILDAEVQIQAARTAGAEKEAPYEWTAANLYLQKAREEVGYSDYQAGVDFAVKASRFANEAREKAMSAANSGDSQGRPQNP
- the truD gene encoding tRNA pseudouridine(13) synthase TruD — encoded protein: MTDTGFPRLTAGVPGCGGAFKLTPEDFEVEELPAYLPSGEGTHLYLWVEKRGRDTREVVRALASALGVREDDIGSAGMKDRQAVTRQWLSVPANAEGRLPEFALDGVRVLEAKRHGNKLRTGHLKGNRFTLRLRGVKDLGAARESFALLSAQGVPNYFGEQRFGRAGDNADLGRMLLLGQRLPKRPDRFQRKLYLSAFQSRLFNQALAARLTAGTFATALLGDVLRKEETGGLFVCEAPDVDGPRVAAFEVSPAGPMFGPKMTASKGEVAEAEARLLTEAGVTLSDFQRGGDETEGTRRPYRVRLGAAELSADGEDARLTFELPRGAYATEVLHELLKDG
- a CDS encoding HEAT repeat domain-containing protein, whose protein sequence is MRPPSVRALLVVLLLPLTGLAGPGAASKKAQGRAEADTVLAQVANGAAVPPATSRLRFLREEAYAAEEIGPMLRTTYDERIRRNLVALLASLGARTGEATLVKLASDDDSTVRMYAAQGLARLGSRNTAAVLPLLQDKSSGVRREAARALGAARNPKVGKPLMAAAKDEQDLEVRAALLEAAGSSGDAKQKAALKAYLDSGSESTRFAAARGLCRLGAPEGFAFAQKLLGNSDKFVRRQGLVLFEGVPAKKASPVLSPLLKDADRTVAATAARVLYQGGDAASLDWLVLASWNAKGDEKLAYEKELETLQLADDRRKAILRKAGVTP
- a CDS encoding OmpA family protein, with protein sequence MKRLTQSALFTLLFASFACVSGNKIRADTEVLTADVERARRGGALRCAPAELATAEANLDFARGELSQGNSTRAAQHVSAADVAIKRALELSRNCGPRQVLVRDRPEAPQAQPEQPRQPAQPQQQVVVSIEETDSDGDGILDKDDPCPEQAEDVDGFQDQDGCPDPDNDNDGVLDAQDKCPLIPGVPENHGCPPEAPKDRDGDGVLDNVDKCPDQPEDKDGFQDDDGCPDPDNDNDGILDGTDKCPNEPGPLQNLGCPIVDKDGDGINDDKDKCPDEPEDKDGFQDDDGCPDLDNDSDGVPDAQDKCPNESGPQENGGCPDPDRDGDGVVDRLDACPDDPGVKEERGCAKQYKMVIVKRDRIEIKKQILFGTGSAKIIGKQSTTILDEVAQALKDAPWIRKMRIEGHTDSMGNDTANLKLSQKRADAVMVQLLKRGIDPGRMEAVGFGETRPVAPNTTKTGRALNRRTEFNVVRQ